One genomic window of Metopolophium dirhodum isolate CAU chromosome 4, ASM1992520v1, whole genome shotgun sequence includes the following:
- the LOC132943093 gene encoding uncharacterized protein LOC132943093, whose protein sequence is MNGSKEEINSSLFHKSTNVDHPAIPVVQNVEMKLLLPVKKNQKRLLLGSGEKIMIINLYKSKIQNQPNMKYEVLMESLSKETGIGLRIVKATVSEYKRTKEQKYKKTGTVMSPRKSPSRKKNPPTNNDKINEFGKISIRQKIHEFWFRHEIPTFHKIQQVIMDDPDLPNISQRFLKRLLKGLNFEYFKTTKDSALIEREDIVLWRRDYIKDIRRYRSEGRMIYYIDEMCVNARDCSSNAWTDTEVKSRSPSEGLKIPRAKEKYMIVVHIGSIEGFVEGGLLCFESKNDKMNDDTFYEWFCGVLPRLNDNCIIVIDNASYHSVKKDPIPTMDWNKDNVIEWLLSKNYVIDRPMVMCELMEMVNKIGPLYDKYLIDEEALKTKKVVLRIPPYHSELNPFELAWSVVKNHVKKNKLTDIQKLLNDGVQRVTPDMWADFVSQTIKEEDKLYNIDFISDELLDAELEVMQSTRDTSVFSD, encoded by the exons atgaacggTTCTAAAGAAGAAATCAATTCGTCGTTGTTCCATAAATCGACCAATGTAGACCACCCTGCGATACCTGTTGTACAAAATGTGGAAATGAAATTGCTTTTGcccgttaaaaaaaatcaaaaaagactt ttACTCGGAAGTGgagaaaaaattatgattattaatctttataaatcCAAAATCCAAAACCAACCTAATATGAAGTATGAAGTTTTAATGGAATCTTTGTCTAAAGAAACCGGAATCGGATTGCGTATAGTTAAAGCAACTGTAAGCGAGTACAAAAGAACAAAAgaacaaaagtacaaaaaaacgGGTACTGTGATGTCACCTCGGAAGTCACcgtctagaaaaaaaaatcctccGACAAACAACGATAAAATTAACGAGTTCGGTAAAATTTCAATTCGACAAAAAATCCATGAATTTTGGTTTAGACATGAAATACCAACATTCCACAAAATTCAACAGGTAATTATGGATGACCCCGACCTTCCCAATATATCTCAAAGGTTTTTGAAGCGGTTATTAAAGGggttgaattttgaatattttaaaacaacaaaggACAGTGCGCTAATTGAAAGAGAAGATATCGTCTTATGGCGACGTGATTACATTAAGGATATACGACGTTATCGTAGCGAAGGTCGAATGATATACTATATTGATGAAATGTGTGTGAATGCCCGTGACTGTTCTAGTAACGCTTGGACAGATACTGAGGTAAAATCTCGTAGTCCATCTGAGGGGCTGAAAATTCCAAGAGCCAAAGAGAAATACATGATAGTCGTCCATATAGGTTCAATTGAAGGTTTTGTCGAGGGTGGACTGCTATGTTTTGAATCGAAAAACGATAAAATGAATGACGACACCTTTTACGAGTGGTTCTGCGGGGTTTTGCCTAGATTAAATGacaattgtattatagtaatagaCAACGCTTCTTACCATTCGGTAAAAAAGGACCCCATTCCCACAATGGATTGGAACAAGGACAACGTAATCGAATGGTTgttgtctaaaaattatgtCATTGATAGACCGATGGTCATGTGTGAATTAATGGAAATGGTAAATAAAATCGGACCtctttatgataaatatttaatagacgAAGAAgcgttaaaaaccaaaaaagtgGTATTGCGTATACCTCCTTATCACAGTGAGCTGAATCCTTTTGAGTTGGCGTGGTCGGTGGTAAAAAatcacgtaaaaaaaaataagttgactGATATACAGAAGCTGCTTAACGATGGAGTCCAGCGCGTAACACCCGACATGTGGGCCGATTTCGTCAGCCAAACAATCAAGGAGGAagataaattgtacaatatcgATTTTATTTCTGACGAACTATTAGATGCAGAATTGGAAGTGATGCAATCAACAAGAGACACTTCAGTCTTTTCTGATTAA